A DNA window from Arachis duranensis cultivar V14167 chromosome 3, aradu.V14167.gnm2.J7QH, whole genome shotgun sequence contains the following coding sequences:
- the LOC107477541 gene encoding probable protein disulfide-isomerase A6, translated as MHRKLDNGILVAQLHSRKKIWSRGLALGVLVFALVFVSVSADDVVVLTEDNFEKEVGQDRGALVEFYAPWCGHCKKLAPEYEKLGSSFKKAKSVLIGKVDCDEHKSVCSKYGVSGYPTIQWFPKGSLEPKKYEGPRTAESLAEFVNTEGGTNVKIAATPSNVVVLTAENFNDIVLDETKDVLVEFYAPWCGHCKNLAPTYEKVATAFKLEEDVVIANLDADKHRDLAEKYDVSGFPTLKFFPKTNKAGQDYEGGRDLDDFVTFINEKCGTSRDGKGQLTSKAGIVESLDALVKEFVAAGDEDKKAVFSRIEEEVDKLQGSASRYGKMYVKAAKKFTEKGSDYAKNEIQRLERILEKAVSPSKADELTLKKNILSAFA; from the exons ATCTGGAGCAGGGGTTTAGCGTTGGGAGTGTTGGTGTTTGCTCTCGTCTTCGTATCTGTCTCTGCAGACGATGTTGTTGTGCTCACCGAAGATAACTTTGAGAAGGAGGTTGGTCAGGACAGAGGAGCACTCGTTGAGTTCTACGCTCCttg GTGTGGGCACTGTAAAAAGCTTGCCCCTGAATATGAAAAGCTCGGTTCCAGCTTCAAGAAAGCTAAATCTGTTTTAATTGGCAAG GTGGACTGTGATGAACACAAGAGTGTTTGCAGCAAATATGGTGTCTCTGGGTACCCAACAATTCAGTGGTTCCCAAAGGGATCTTTGGAACCCAAAAA GTACGAGGGGCCACGCACTGCAGAATCACTTGCTGAGTTTGTCAATACAGAAGGAG GAACCAATGTGAAGATTGCTGCAACTCCCTCCAATGTTGTGGTGCTCACAGCTGAGAATTTTAACGACATTGTTCTGGATGAAACTAAGGATGTATTGGTTGAGTTTTACGCACCATG GTGTGGACACTGTAAAAACCTTGCTCCT ACTTATGAGAAAGTTGCCACAGCATTTAAACTTGAGGAAGATGTAGTGATTGCGAATCTCGATGCTGATAAACACAGGGATCTTGCTGAAAA GTATGATGTGAGTGGGTTTCCTACATTGAAGTTCTTTCCAAAGACCAACAAAGCTGGACAAGATTATGAAGGTGGGAGGGACTTGGATGACTTTGTGACATTTATCAATGAGAAATGTGGTACAAGTCGTGATGGGAAAGGACAGCTTACATCAAAA GCTGGTATTGTTGAAAGCTTGGATGCCTTGGTAAAGGAGTTTGTTGCTGCGGGTGATGAAGATAAAAAGGCAGTATTTTCCCGCATTGAAGAGGAAGTTGATAAGCTCCAGGGTTCTGCTTCAAG GTATGGAAAGATGTACGTGAAGGCTGCAAAGAAATTTACTGAGAAAGGTTCTGATTATGCCAAGAATGAAATCCAGCGCCTGGAGCGCATTCTTGAGAAG GCTGTTAGCCCGTCAAAGGCTGATGAGTTGACACTTAAGAAGAATATCTTGTCAGCATTTGCATAA